One Anopheles marshallii chromosome 3, idAnoMarsDA_429_01, whole genome shotgun sequence genomic region harbors:
- the LOC128711434 gene encoding fatty acid synthase-like, with the protein MHPSKPSTSAGSKCTPITADDSIVISGIAGKYPRSDSVEHFAENLYNKVDLVDDKEDRWRHLYAGIPKRLGKLNNLGKFDAEFFNSGFQETHTMDPQQRLLLEHCYEALLDAGLHPDDIKGTRTGVFVGVSIAETEIYWTYKKTKSPYNRSILGFVRSMLATKIAYALDLKGPSMAVDTACSSSMYALDWACKAIRQGQCDAAIVAGTNLTLHPYITLQFALLGVLAADGYCRPFDKNASGYSRSEANAVILLQKAKDAKRIYAHVVNTKTNCDGYKLEGITFPSNKVQKQLLDELYSEVPYDPKDVSYVEAHSTGTVVGDPEECDAIEKVFCPDRTEPLLVGSVKSNIGHSEAAAGICSVTKCVIAMQNCIIPPNINYTEPRTDVPSLLNGKLKVVDQSTPLAGPLVAVNSFGFGGANAHALLHNCMKSKIKGGCPSDGMPRLVVWSGRTIAAVDNFLDGLKGKGFDAELYALTHNIQRKAIPKMTTKGYVVFGGRKDGNVEQLYKAVTTVIPKKYKIPSVTLVFGPLDNNWKTTVETFKQFPEFAKSTKECLQAIRGCGFDAFDQTMQTDDPIHRILWTFITQVGVYRVLVKCGLSIDQYAGYGAGQIACAHLDGVLSLQDALRVGYAQGYIIRAHHTEKSSSSSIASNKQLNVKMAAALKPLRLQAASPRWFNPCQLKTFDMYDPKMKASVFQTLGGETCILQPLNDSLKTPNEVVINFLKTLGDIFQKGHQINLLSLYPSVEFPVSQSTPMISSLLEWDHSADWHVTNFRTTRMVDQSTSEYTISLSEQDYIAGHCIDGRILIPATGYLFYVWDSFSGKMGIIPEEMPVEFFDIEFLRATTLVGDQQVTLTVDLNEVTGYFEVSEGTALVVTGRIQALTNYKPPVVEHKKSSAVMLPSKDFYKELRLRGYHYGGFFKSVIEAAADGSYAKIEWKFNWTALLDCILQVAIIAVDSRSLVIPTRIESIKIDPIQHKGTDKSLGNEVPSYNVCFDPDLNLLQCGAIEIRGLNASTIARRLPPGVPVLESYRFQPYYPQNTVQPATAVSTIVQMILENQSTILFTVTEVHSKTRGPIISLFGDAIGDLPLVKAHLTLLSSAKPEPIPNVTISEDKLMKQRNVLLLICENLFNDDEFISDAINSLSDQGFILLREAQGYRLQNSHRRLQLVSTIPIEGETFLLLQQKKSAMNTCVDAHVIQISSNDTAHNWLLELKQEVKTKPVILCAQNDPSSGIIGLVNCIRKEPNIQTVSCFFIDDPNAPPFDSSNPFYKDQIELGLAINVYRHGEWGSYRHFKLLEEPRYESTTNHCFANCVKPGDLSSFTWMVGPLSEQPPSSPLVKVVYSSLNFKDVMIATGRLTIETFCTNRLQQECILGFEYSGVTATGKRVMGIIPAGSMATIVEADSLFTLDVPDECTLEQAATIPTVYATVYAAFFICAHIRKGNSILIHAGTGGIGLAAIRVCLAYGLEVFTTVSTKEKREFLLSYFPDLNPNNIGNSRDISFETLIKERTNGRGVDFVLNSLSEEKLQASIRCLAKGGHFLEIGKYDMMKDSKLAMALFQKGLTFTAVLVDLMFQEKRELMQELHKLIVEDMSKGIVQPLPTSVFQAHEIEQAFRYLATAKHIGKVVLKIRDNEDDLASVPIAYLPRVYCNPEQSFVIAGGLGGFGLELADWLIIRGCRKLLLSSSRGITKPYQQYRINTWHTYGVQVLVSTEDISTENGCRRLLQQAIKMGPIAGIFNLAVQLRDAIIENQSVDKFAECLAPKATATHHLDLLSRELCPMLKHFVVFSSVSCGRGNAGQSNYGMANSIMERIIEHRVAQGLPGKAIQWGAIGEVGIVADMQEDKIDMEIGGTLQQRLSSCIQVLDQLLTSSEPLVASMVVAEKRSSSGGAKNIVEAVMNIMNIRDMKSVSVESTLADIGMDSLMAVEIRQVLERDFDIILTPQDLRTLTFSKLQKLADAKAENEAAEIAAQQLQLEDLLASFGDEAASHHTVLRLSSKCNDLVFDRPVLIIPGIESVCSPAWTKIASEINAPTFMLQTFANATDEQTIVGIVDTVFDEMFQTVFAKAEQFLVIGYSFGSLLALEIVKRLEARSLHGKLMLIDGSPLYLQRFASHHLSGFDDEHLQMAILTLVLSFSLPSVSNEFLATIMSEATYENRVSKMLEIGRESNPFSEDYTRKMMRVLFYRLKAAMNMSTDVKEKLASPLVLVRSGTISEIEEDYGLSDFTQSSMIVKVIDGTHQTMLSNMELIEIINKDTL; encoded by the exons ATGCACCCGAGCAAGCCTTCCACGTCAGCGGGTTCGAAATGTACACCAATCACTGCGGACGATTCGATCGTGATCAGTGGGATTGCGGGCAAGTATCCGCGTTCGGACAGTGTGGAACATTTTGCCGAAAACCTGTACAACAAG GTGGACTTAGTCGACGATAAGGAAGATCGGTGGCGACATCTGTACGCGGGCATACCGAAGCGTCTCGGGAAGCTGAACAATTTGGGCAAGTTTGATGCGGAATTCTTCAACAGTGGCTTCCAGGAAACGCACACCATGGATCCGCAGCAACGTCTGCTGCTGGAACATTGCTATGAAGCATTGCTGGATGCCGGACTGCATCCGGATGATATCAAGGGAACGCGCACCGGTGTGTTTGTCGGTGTGTCGATTGCGGAAACGGAAATCTATTGGACGTACAAGAAAACTAAGTCACCCTACAACAGGTCCATCTTGGG TTTTGTCCGAAGTATGCTTGCGACCAAAATTGCATACGCGTTGGATTTGAAGGGACCTTCCATGGCGGTGGATACGGCCTGCAGCAGCTCGATGTACGCTCTCGATTGGGCCTGTAAGGCTATCCGGCAGGGACAGTGTGATGCCGCCATTGTCGCCGGTACCAACCTTACGCTGCATCCTTACATCACCCTGCAGTTTGCGCTGCTCGGCGTGTTGGCGGCGGATGGATACTGTCGACCGTTCGATAAGAATGCTTCGGGGTATTCCCGATCCGAGGCGAATGCGGTAATACTGCTCCAAAAGGCGAAGGACGCCAAGCGTATCTATGCGCACGTGGTCAACACCAAAACGAACTGCGATGGTTACAAGCTTGAGGGCATTACCTTTCCATCCAACAAGGTGCAGAAACAGCTGCTGGATGAGCTCTACTCCGAGGTGCCCTATGATCCGAAGGACGTCAGCTATGTGGAAGCGCACAGTACCGGTACCGTTGTTGGTGATCCGGAAGAGTGTGACGCCATTGAGAAGGTGTTTTGTCccgaccgaaccgaaccacTGTTGGTCGGGTCGGTTAAATCCAACATCGGCCATTCGGAAGCGGCAGCCGGAATCTGTTCCGTTACCAAGTGTGTTATTGCGATGCAAAACTGTATCATTCCGCCGAACATCAATTATACGGAGCCACGTACGGATGTACCATCGCTGTTAAATGGAAAGCTTAAAGTCGTTGATCAATCGACCCCTCTTGCTGGACCCCTAGTGGCGGTAAATTCCTTCGGATTTGGTGGTGCAAATGCTCATGCGCTGCTGCACAACTGTATGAAGTCAAAGATCAAAGGAGGATGTCCATCGGATGGAATGCCACGGTTGGTCGTTTGGAGCGGTAGAACCATTGCCGCGGTCGATAACTTTTTGGACGGTCTGAAAGGTAAAGGATTCGATGCAGAGCTGTACGCACTAACGCACAACATTCAGCGCAAGGCAATTCCTAAAATGACCACCAAAGGATACGTTGTTTTCGGTGGACGTAAGGATGGCAACGTTGAGCAACTTTACAAAGCCGTTACAACCGTAATTCCCAAGAAGTACAAGATTCCCTCCGTAACTCTCGTGTTCGGACCACTGGATAACAACTGGAAGACTACGGTGGAAACGTTCAAACAATTTCCCGAGTTCGCTAAAAGCACCAAAGAATGTTTGCAGGCAATAAGAGGATGTGGTTTCGATGCTTTCGATCAAACGATGCAGACGGACGATCCCATTCATCGCATCTTGTGGACGTTCATCACTCAGGTGGGTGTGTATCGCGTGTTGGTGAAGTGTGGTCTATCCATTGATCAGTACGCTGGATATGGTGCTGGACAAATAGCGTGCGCGCATCTCGATGGTGTACTGTCGCTACAAGACGCATTACGTGTGGGTTACGCGCAGGGATACATCATTCGTGCCCATCATACCGAGAAaagctccagcagcagcattgcGTCGAACAAACAGCTCAACGTTAAGATGGCAGCCGCACTGAAACCTCTGCGGCTACAGGCTGCATCACCGAGATGGTTTAATCCTTGCCAGCTCAAAACGTTTGATATGTACGACCCTAAAATGAAGGCGTCGGTGTTCCAAACATTAGGCGGTGAAACATGTATTCTACAACCGTTGAATGATTCTTTGAAAACTCCTAACGAAGTCGTCATCAACTTCCTTAAGACGCTTGGAGA CATTTTCCAGAAAGGCCATCAAATCAATCTACTATCGCTATACCCTTCGGTTGAGTTTCCTGTTTCACAGAGTACTCCCATGATATCGTCACTGCTGGAGTGGGACCATTCAGCCGATTGGCACGTCACCAACTTCCGGACGACCCGTATGGTAGATCAGAGCACATCTGAATATACCATTTCGCTCTCGGAACAAGACTACATCGCTGGCCACTGCATCGATGGAAGAATCCTTATACCGGCTACGGGCTATCTTTTCTACGTGTGGGATTCTTTCTCCGGTAAGATGGGTATCATTCCCGAGGAAATGCCGGTCGAGTTTTTCGATATAGAATTTCTGCGCGCAACCACACTCGTTGGTGATCAGCAGGTAACGCTTACAGTTGATTTGAACGAAGTAACCGGCTATTTTGAGGTGAGTGAAGGTACGGCACTGGTAGTGACGGGTCGCATTCAAGCGCTTACCAACTACAAACCACCGGTCGTTGAACATAAGAAGAGTAGTGCTGTGATGCTTCCATCGAAAGATTTCTATAAGGAGCTGCGGCTACGTGGATACCACTACGGGGGTTTCTTCAAGTCCGTAATAGAGGCTGCTGCCGATGGATCATATGCTAAAATCGAATGGAAATTCAACTGGACTGCATTACTCGATTGTATACTACAAGTTGCTATCATAGCTGTGGATTCTCGTTCGCTCGTGATTCCTACACGCATTGAGTCCATCAAAATTGATCCGATACAGCATAAGGGTACAGACAAATCCCTAGGAAACGAAGTACCTAGCTACAATGTTTGCTTCGATCCCGACCTTAACCTATTGCAGTGTGGAGCGATTGAAATACGTGGTCTTAATGCAAGTACTATCGCTCGACGACTTCCACCCGGTGTTCCTGTACTTGAGAGCTATCGCTTCCAGCCGTACTACCCGCAAAACACAGTTCAACCAGCCACAGCCGTCTCAACCATTGTGCAAATGATTCTCGAAAATCAATCCACAATATTATTCACCGTTACGGAAGTTCACTCCAAAACGAGGGGTCCGATCATTTCCCTCTTCGGCGATGCTATCGGTGATTTGCCCTTGGTAAAAGCTCACCTTACGTTGCTCTCCAGTGCTAAGCCGGAGCCTATTCCTAACGTTACCATCTCGGAGGATAAGCTCATGAAGCAGCGCAACGTGCTATTGCTCATCTGCGAGAACCTCTTCAATGACGACGAGTTCATCTCCGATGCGATCAACTCTCTATCCGATCAGGGCTTCATACTACTCCGAGAGGCTCAAGGATATCGTCTGCAGAATAGCCATCGACGACTTCAGCTTGTGAGCACCATTCCGATCGAAGGTGAAACatttctgctgctgcaacaAAAGAAGTCCGCTATGAATACCTGCGTCGATGCTCACGTTATCCAGATATCATCGAACGATACCGCCCACAATTGGTTGCTGGAGTTGAAGCAAGAAGTCAAAACCAAACCCGTCATTCTCTGCGCCCAGAATGATCCTTCTTCGGGCATCATCGGCCTTGTGAACTGCATACGCAAGGAGCCCAACATTCAAACCGTTTCCTGCTTCTTCATCGATGACCCCAATGCGCCACCGTTCGATTCTTCCAATCCATTCTACAAAGATCAGATCGAGCTTGGACTGGCGATCAATGTTTATCGCCATGGAGAGTGGGGATCCTATCGCCATTTTAAGCTACTGGAAGAACCGCGTTATGAGTCTACCACCAACCATTGTTTCGCCAATTGCGTTAAACCGGGCGATCTCTCTTCATTCACCTGGATGGTTGGACCGTTGAGTGAGCAACCACCGTCAAGCCCATTGGTCAAAGTCGTTTACAGTTCTTTGAATTTCAAAGATGTCATGATCGCTACTGGAAGACTTACGATCGAAACGTTCTGCACTAACCGACTACAACAAGAGTGTATCTTGGGTTTCGAGTACTCTGGAGTCACTGCCACAGGCAAACGGGTTATGGGAATCATTCCAGCTGGATCCATGGCTACAATAGTTGAAGCTGATTCTCTATTCACTTTGGATGTTCCTGATGAATGCACCCTGGAGCAAGCGGCTACTATTCCTACGGTATACGCTACGGTCTATGCTGCCTTCTTCATTTGCGCTCATATTCGCAAAGGAAACTCCATTCTCATACACGCCGGCACGGGTGGCATTGGTCTAGCTGCGATTCGAGTATGTCTAGCTTACGGACTTGAAGTCTTTACCACTGTTAGCACCAAGGAGAAACGTGAATTCCTCTTAAGCTACTTCCCCGATCTTAACCCTAACAACATCGGTAATTCCCGAGACATCTCTTTCGAAACGCTCATCAAGGAGCGTACCAATGGGCGGGGTGTTGACTTCGTTCTCAACTCCCTCTCCGAGGAAAAGCTTCAGGCTTCCATTCGCTGTCTGGCTAAGGGTGGACATTTTCtagaaattggaaaatatgATATGATGAAGGACTCCAAACTGGCAATGGCACTCTTCCAAAAAGGACTTACCTTCACCGCCGTGCTCGTCGATTTGATGTTCCAGGAGAAACGAGAACTCATGCAGGAGTTACACAAACTCATTGTGGAGGATATGTCCAAGGGCATCGTACAGCCCCTTCCTACAAGCGTTTTCCAGGCGCACGAGATCGAACAAGCGTTCCGATATCTTGCTACGGCCAAGCACATCGGAAAGGTTGTGCTCAAGATTCGCGATAACGAAGACGATCTCGCGTCCGTCCCGATAGCATATCTTCCGCGGGTGTACTGTAACCCTGAGCAAAGCTTTGTCATTGCTGGAGGTCTTGGTGGATTTGGACTTGAGCTGGCCGATTGGCTTATCATTCGGGGCTGTCGTAAGCTGCTTCTTAGTTCCAGCAGAGGAATCACCAAGCCCTATCAGCAATACCGTATCAA TACATGGCATACGTACGGAGTGCAAGTGCTCGTCTCTACAGAAGACATCTCCACCGAGAATGGATGTCGTCGACTTCTCCAGCAAGCCATAAAAATGGGACCGATCGCCGGTATATTCAATCTGGCCGTACAGCTCCGGGATGCCATCATCGAGAACCAATCGGTGGATAAGTTTGCCGAGTGTCTGGCTCCGAAAGCCACCGCTACACACCATCTCGATCTACTCAGCCGAGAGCTGTGCCCCATGCTGAAGCATTTCGTCGTTTTCTCCAgcgtatcgtgcggtagaggAAACGCCGGTCAATCTAACTACGGCATGGCGAACTCCATCATGGAACGTATCATCGAACATCGTGTCGCTCAAGGTCTGCCCGGAAAAGCCATCCAGTGGGGGGCCATCGGAGAGGTCGGAATTGTTGCCGACATGCAGGAAGATAAAATCGACATGGAGATCGGCGGTACATTACAGCAACGACTTTCTTCCTGCATCCAAGTGCTCGATCAGCTGCTGACCTCTTCCGAACCTCTTGTGGCCAGTATGGTTGTTGCCGAGAAGCGTAGCTCTAGCGGTGGCGCCAAGAACATCGTCGAAGCCGTCATGAACATCATGAACATTCGCGATATGAAGTCCGTCTCCGTTGAGAGCACGCTCGCTGACATCGGTATGGACTCGCTCATGGCCGTCGAAATCCGACAGGTTCTGGAGCGAGACTTTGATATCATCTTGACGCCCCAGGACCTTCGCACGCTCACCTTCTCGAAGCTTCAGAAGCTCGCCGATGCTAAGGCCGAGAACGAAGCTGCCGAAATCGCTGCTCAACAGCTACAGCTGGAGGATTTGTTGGCAAGCTTCGGTGATGAAGCCGCCAGTCATCACACTGTCCTACGGCTGTCTTCCAAATGTAACGACCTCGTGTTCGATCGACCTGTTCTGATCATACCGGGAATTGAGAGCGTATGTAGTCCAGCCTGGACCAAGATCGCTTCCGAGATCAACGCTCCTACATTTATGCTGCAAACATTCGCCAACGCAACCGATGAGCAGACCATCGTCGGAATCGTTGACACCGTCTTTGACGAGATGTTCCAGACTGTCTTCGCCAAAGCGGAACAGTTCTTGGTCATTGGATATTCCTTCGGATCACTGTTAGCACTGGAAATTGTGAAGCGCCTAGAGGCACGATCACTTCACGGAAAGCTGATGTTAATCGATGGGTCGCCGTTGTACCTGCAGCGTTTCGCCAGCCACCATTTATCGGGCTTTGACGACGAGCACCTTCAAATGGCAATCCTTACGCTcgtgctttctttttcgttgCCTTCTGTGTCCAACGAATTTTTAGCCACGATCATGAGTGAAGCCACGTACGAAAATCGTGTCTCCAAAATGTTGGAAATTGGTCGTGAATCAAACCCATTCTCGGAAGACTACACACGCAAAATGATGCGAGTATTGTTCTATCGGCTGAAAGCCGCCATGAACATGAGCACCGATGTGAAGGAAAAGCTGGCATCTCCCTTGGTGCTTGTACGCTCGGGAACGATTAGCGAAATTGAGGAGGATTATGGTTTAAGTGATTTTACCCAGTCGTCGATGATTGTCAAAGTCATTGATGGAACGCATCAAACCATGCTTTCGAACATGGAACTGattgaaattattaataagGACACTCTGTGA
- the LOC128710851 gene encoding sodium-dependent proline transporter, translating into MTDTKETRGHWASKTEFLLSCIGYAIGLGNVWRFPYLCYRNGGGAFLVPYLLMLVLCGIPLFFLETCLGQFSGTGCITVFKIVPLFKGAGIAIVVINFICTAYYNAIISYPLLFLWRSLQAHLPWETCGNAWNTVRCLELRGEQQVELFLNNSELMVTDRYRTPADEFFHNEILHISDSIDHMGGIVWPLLVCDVIAWIVIFCCIAKGVQSVGKVVYFTATFPFVILAVLLVRGVTLPGAMEGIKFYIMPQWSQLLNLRVWADAAVQIFFSLGPGWGGIVNMASYNHFKNNTKFDSIIIPIVNCGTSILAGFVVFSVLGYFSHQTGLPVATAATGGPGLAFITYPEAISMLPLSPLWACLFFSMLFFLGVDSMFVQIEAIVSSVLDVFPILRSMKLLITAGTCVLLFLASLACVTRGGMYLVQLLDWYSASISVILVCIVEVIAVAWIYGCDRFVRDVEFMIDRKVERFWIISWKVITPIVLTFIFITTIVYNTEVSYNGVSYPRWAIGIGWASCVVSMLCIPAFAIYKLVCTKGSLMKRLKSQLQPQDWGPADTYQRTMWSDNVECVQKGSRVQENDIK; encoded by the exons ATGACGGATACGAAAGAAACGCGCGGACATTGGGCATCGAAAACCGAGTTCCTCCTATCGTGCATTGGCTATGCGATCGGGTTAGGCAATGTGTGGCGATTTCCGTACCTTTGCTACCGGAACGGTGGTGGCGCATTTTTGGTGCCGTATCTGCTGATGCTTGTCCTGTGCGGTATACCATTGTTCTTTCTGGAAACGTGCCTCGGCCAGTTTAGTGGAACGGGGTGTATAACGGTGTTCAAAATCGTCCCGCTGTTCAAGGGTGCCGGTATTGCGATCGTGGTGATTAACTTCATCTGCACCGCCTACTACAATGCAATCATTTCCTATCCGCTGCTCTTCTTGTGGCGTTCGCTGCAAGCCCATCTACCGTGGGAAACGTGTGGCAATGCCTGGAATACGGTGCGATGTCTGGAGCTGCGCGGTGAACAACAGGTGGAACTATTTCTCAACAACAGTGAATTAATGGTGACGGATCGCTACCGTACACCAGCGGATGAGTTTTTCCA taaCGAAATTCTTCACATATCGGACAGTATCGACCATATGGGAGGCATCGTGTGGCCACTGTTGGTGTGCGATGTCATCGCCTGGATAGTGATATTTTGCTGCATTGCCAAGGGTGTCCAGTCCGTCGGTAAGGTAGTCTACTTCACAGCCACCTTTCCGTTCGTGATCCTTGCGGTGCTGCTAGTGCGCGGTGTGACACTACCGGGTGCGATGGAAGGCATCAAGTTTTACATTATGCCACAGTGGAGTCAGCTGCTGAATCTTCGCGTGTGGGCAGACGCGGCTGTACAAATTTTCTTCTCGCTCGGCCCAGGCTGGGGCGGCATAGTCAATATGGCGAGCTACAATCActttaaaaacaacaccaaattCGATTCGATCATCATACCGATCGTGAACTGTGGCACAAGCATTTTGGCTGGCTTTGTGGTGTTTTCGGTGTTGGGATATTTTTCAC ATCAAACGGGTCTTCCAGTAGCAACGGCTGCCACCGGTGGTCCGGGATTGGCTTTCATCACCTACCCGGAAGCGATCAGTATGCTGCCGCTATCGCCCCTGTGGGCCTGTCTGTTTTTTAgcatgttattttttctcggAGTTGATAGTATG TTCGTTCAAATCGAAGCGATCGTTTCCTCGGTGCTGGATGTATTTCCCATCTTGCGTTCAATGAAGCTACTGATAACGGCCGGGACATGCGTTCTACTCTTCCTGGCGTCACTTGCCTGCGTTACGCGG GGTGGCATGTATTTGGTACAACTGTTGGACTGGTACTCGGCGTCAATTTCGGTGATACTGGTTTGCATCGTAGAGGTCATTGCCGTCGCATGGATATACGGGTGTGACAGGTTTGTCCGCGATGTCGAGTTCATGATCGATCGTAAGGTGgaacgattttggataatatcGTGGAAAGTCATCACTCCGATCGTGCTGACC tttattttcatcACAACAATCGTGTACAACACTGAGGTGTCTTATAATGGTGTGTCGTATCCGCGATGGGCGATTGGAATCGGTTGGGCAAGTTGCGTGGTCTCCATGCTGTGTATTCCAGCGTTTGCCATTTACAAGCTGGTGTGTACGAAAGGTTCTTTGATGAAG CGTTTGAAAAGTCAGCTACAACCACAAGATTGGGGTCCGGCCGATACATATCAGCGTACAATGTGGAGTGACAATGTGGAATGCGTTCAGAAAGGTTCACGCGTGCAAGAGAATGACATTAAATAA
- the LOC128710854 gene encoding uncharacterized protein LOC128710854 gives MKGFRAILALTLLATVYANPSPFFHHLFHSHQLHTYHPVAVREYVRVPEVHVQKVVHTVPVYVPVVKPVVHQVPVVVHPAPVPVERPVEVEVGGGVNVAANPGAVHVTKTKPVKVSV, from the exons ATGAAG GGCTTCAGAGCTATCTTAGCGCTCACACTGCTCGCTACCGTGTATGCAAATCCCAGTCCGTTCTTCCACCACCTGTTCCACAGCCATCAGCTCCACACCTATCATCCGGTTGCAGTGCGAGAGTACGTTCGGGTACCGGAAGTGCATGTACAGAAGGTCGTCCATACGGTACCGGTGTATGTGCCTGTCGTGAAGCCAGTTGTACATCAGGTTCCGGTTGTGGTTCATCCCGCCCCGGTTCCGGTTGAGCGACCAGTGGAAGTGGAGGTTGGAGGAGGAGTGAATGTGGCCGCCAATCCGGGCGCAGTGCATGTCACTAAAACTAAGCCGGTCAAAGTGTCGGTGTGA
- the LOC128710857 gene encoding cuticle protein 16.5-like produces MKCIAAVVMMALAAVADAGLAPLLYGAPLALAAPHTTVVQSNSDAKFIAAAPAYAYAHAPLAYAPAAPYYYTAPLAYSAPAIVYQKEARYLAANRGAIHEAPLPGHAFSQQQLNLEAAPGSD; encoded by the exons ATGAAG TGCATCGCAGCTGTAGTCATGATGGCCCTGGCAGCTGTCGCCGACGCTGGACTCGCCCCGCTGCTGTACGGAGCACCGCTAGCCCTGGCGGCCCCGCACACTACGGTGGTGCAGAGTAACTCGGATGCGAAGTTTATTGCCGCGGCTCCCGCATACGCCTATGCCCATGCACCGCTGGCATACGCACCGGCTGCTCCGTACTATTACACCGCTCCACTGGCCTACAGTGCACCGGCGATCGTTTATCAGAAGGAGGCCCGCTATCTGGCCGCCAACCGAGGAGCGATCCATGAGGCCCCCCTGCCAGGCCATGCTTTCTCTCAGCAGCAACTCAACCTGGAAGCTGCGCCAGGTTCGGACTAA
- the LOC128710862 gene encoding cuticle protein 16.5-like: MKCIAAVVMMALAAVADAGLAPLLYGAPLALAAPHTTVVQSNSDAKFIAAAPAYAYAHAPLAYAPAAPYYYTAPLAYSAPAIVYQKEARYLAANRGAIHEAPLPGHAFSQQQLNLEAAPGSD, from the exons ATGAAG TGCATCGCAGCTGTAGTCATGATGGCCCTGGCAGCTGTCGCCGATGCTGGACTCGCCCCGCTGCTGTACGGAGCACCGCTAGCCCTGGCGGCCCCGCACACAACGGTGGTGCAGAGTAACTCGGATGCGAAGTTTATTGCCGCGGCTCCCGCATACGCCTATGCCCATGCACCGCTGGCATACGCACCGGCTGCTCCGTACTATTACACCGCTCCACTGGCCTACAGTGCACCGGCGATCGTTTATCAGAAGGAGGCCCGCTATCTGGCCGCCAACCGAGGAGCGATCCATGAGGCCCCCCTGCCAGGCCATGCTTTCTCTCAGCAGCAACTCAACCTGGAAGCTGCGCCAGGTTCGGACTAA
- the LOC128710867 gene encoding uncharacterized protein LOC128710867 — MKGFRAVLALTLLATVYANPSPFFHHLFHSHQLHTYHPVAVREYVRVPEVHVQKVVHTVPVYVPVVKPVVHQVPVVVHPAPVPVERPVEVEVGGGVNVAANPGAVHVTKTKPVKVSV, encoded by the exons ATGAAG GGCTTCAGAGCTGTGTTAGCGCTTACACTGCTCGCTACCGTCTATGCAAATCCCAGTCCGTTCTTCCACCACCTGTTCCACAGCCATCAGCTCCACACCTATCATCCGGTTGCAGTGCGAGAGTACGTTCGGGTACCGGAAGTGCATGTACAGAAGGTCGTCCATACGGTACCGGTGTATGTGCCTGTCGTGAAGCCAGTTGTACATCAGGTTCCGGTTGTGGTTCATCCCGCCCCGGTTCCGGTTGAGCGACCAGTGGAAGTGGAGGTTGGAGGAGGAGTGAATGTGGCCGCCAATCCGGGCGCAGTGCATGTCACTAAAACTAAACCGGTCAAAGTTTCGGTGTAA
- the LOC128710870 gene encoding cuticle protein 16.5-like, producing MKCIAAVVMVALAVVVEGAVVPVVYSAPETTVVQQNVAPNYVTSNVAYSAPAITAYSVPQTTYVQQKYVSAAPAVTYAAPAVTAYNVAPAAYTTVHQNVAPAVAYSTPVVTAYSVPEKTTVVQQNVAPKYVSYSAPAVTTYSAPAVSYAAPAVSYTAPAVTYAAAPVTQYKSVAPIPTVYSADSEVIEAAPVAAVAPAETVVVEQPATAVVAKTGARYVAATPGAVHDAPLAGHTVNQQAFNVEPAPGTQ from the exons ATGAAG TGCATCGCAGCTGTAGTCATGGTGGCCCTGGCCGTGGTTGTTGAGGGTGCCGTAGTTCCGGTGGTCTACTCCGCTCCCGAGACGACCGTCGTTCAGCAGAACGTTGCACCGAACTATGTTACGTCGAACGTTGCCTACAGTGCGCCAGCCATCACCGCTTACTCCGTGCCGCAAACGACTTACGTTCAGCAGAAATACGTCTCGGCGGCACCGGCTGTAACATACGCCGCGCCTGCTGTTACCGCCTACAACGTTGCTCCGGCTGCCTACACCACCGTACACCAGAACGTTGCCCCCGCTGTTGCCTACTCGACACCGGTCGTCACTGCCTACTCCGTGCCGGAAAAGACC ACCGTTGTGCAGCAGAACGTTGCACCGAAGTACGTTAGCTATTCGGCTCCGGCTGTGACCACCTACTCGGCCCCTGCCGTGTCTTATGCTGCCCCGGCCGTTTCGTACACTGCCCCGGCCGTTACCTACGCCGCCGCTCCAGTGACGCAATACAAATCGGTCGCTCCGATCCCGACCGTTTACTCGGCAGATTCGGAAGTGATTGAGGCTGCCCCAGTTGCTGCGGTTGCCCCCGCCGAAACCGTTGTCGTTGAGCAGCCCGCCACTGCTGTGGTGGCGAAGACCGGTGCCCGTTACGTTGCTGCCACTCCCGGTGCCGTACATGATGCGCCTCTCGCCGGACACACTGTCAACCAGCAGGCGTTCAACGTAGAGCCTGCACCAGGAACGCAGTAA